One Arachis hypogaea cultivar Tifrunner chromosome 18, arahy.Tifrunner.gnm2.J5K5, whole genome shotgun sequence genomic window, AGGTCGACAAAACCAGTTTTAACGAAGTCTGCCTCCCCCCAGATCCCTGCATTCTCCTTCAATACATCCCATTTGAAAGTCACTGCACCTTTATTTGATTGCTGCAAATTCTCATCAATCATCGAAACTACGTGTGTCTGAGTAGAAACCTGTTGAAGATTTCATGGCTAAGTGTGCAGAATAGAAAAGGAAATACATAATAAGATCAATACATTAAAATCTTTTACATTAAGATGCTTGTGTAGCGGGCtgctttaatatatatataagcttTCACTCAACTACTCATTACCTCAAGCAAAGGATGAAATGCTGAGAATTTTCAGTTCCATGTGTCGCTGTTCAAAATCTCGAGGATCCATTTCCGAATTTCCTCCCCTTCATTCTGTGCGAGCCACTTATGCAAGAGCCCATCAGAATCATGGATAGCTGATGGTGCAATGCCACGACACACATTCGAAGGCAATGGATCCAGTGATTTACAACCATGTGCATATAACTCTGTTATACTTGACGGAAGCTTTGGTAAAAGCTTCAGCGTAGGGCAGTAGTCTAGATTCAGACGTCTAAGCCCTGGGAGTTCATTGATATTTACTGGAAGCTTTTCAAATTTGTTACGGGATAAATCCAAATCCGTCAAAGATACCAGGTTGCCAAGGTTGAAACACCGCGACTCTTGAGGTCTGACAAAACACCCCGTTAATCCCAGAGTATCCAATGAGGTCAGACCAGACAAACAATGCAAAGACTGAACGACATTTGAGCAGaaagcaagattcaaaattgtgagggattttaaattttgaatgctTTCTGGAAGGCAAGTCATCCTTGTGCAAAACTGGAGGCGCAACTCCTTTAGCCCAACTAAACACCCAATCGTTGTGGGTAGTTCTTCTATGGCTGCTCCCCACAAAGAAAGAACTGATAAATTTTCCATGCATTCTCCAAACTCTGGAAGTTTCCTCATTCTGCAATAATCAAGATTGAGTTCTTTGAGGGAACTCATCTCCAATTTACTCCCAAGGGATTTAAGACTTGAGCACTCACTTAAAATCAGCTTAACAAGGCTCTTGTGGCCTGTGAGATCTGTGGAATATCATTCAGTTTTTCACAATTTTGAATGTCCAGCACTTTAAGATTTGGAGCTTCCGACAGATCCGGAATTCGTTTTAGCCGACGGTACTTGGACAGAAATAAGTACTTCAGCTTTTCCAGAAACtgaacaaaacaaagaaacatcACACCATTACTATCCTTGCAAACAATAATTAATGCAGTAAAATTTAATAGAGCTCTGCACAAAAAGGTTCACCTTTTTTCCGTGCCAGACATCTACAATGCTGGGGCTATCATACAGATTAATTTCAACTAGCTCATAGCTTTCGTTTATAAACGGGAGAGTTTCCATTGGACAACGTCTCCAACGGAAAACTCTCAATGAAGAAGGAACATAGCTGAGAATCAGAGCTTCTACCCCATCTAAATTGAGGAGCTTTAGCTGAGATATATCCGAAAAGGTCAGACCTCTCCAACGCACTATGTGTTGTTCTCGATAGGCATCCTGTTTCTGAACAACGATATCACGAGTTGCTTCAGTTCCCTACACAACAAATCAAGGAGAAGTCATTTAACTATACTTAATTGATATCTTTCtcaggaaaaaattaaaaaaaagagagaattttttttaattgtgaaaagGATTCCGCTTACCCTGTTTTGAGTAAGAACATAATTGATGTCGTGGTAACCCCGCAACCTGCTACGCTTGCTAGGGTCATTTGGCGATTCTTGGGTTACGATATACTTGCCCATTTGTTCAATCAAGTCATGCATTTCCAAATCCCCACATTTTGTCACTGTTAATAAAGATCTATCCAGCAAGGTAGATATGCCAATATCAATATAATATCCACAATTATCTAAAATTCTTGTTACAACTTCTTTAGAACGTCCTTTGAAGAAATAAGCAATGTCTAGAGATATATCTTGATCCATTGAGTCTAGGCCgtcaaaactaatttttaatttatcaaatattggAACATGTGGAGAGCTCTTGAGTTTTCCCAAAGCACTTAGCCAGTCTTTAACTGGTCTACCATAAAAGTGCGAACCCAAAACCTCAAGTGCCAATGGAAGACCGGCACAATATTTGACCACCTGTTTGGTCAAATCCAAATACTCTTCTGTAGGCTTTGGTTGTTTAAAAGCCTTCAAACAAAAGAGATCAAAGGCTTCACTTTCTCCTAGCTCTTCAACATTATAAATCTCATGTGGATCACTTATCTTTAGCACATGCATGTCTCTACTTGTGATGAGTATTCTGCTTCCACAACCAAACCAATTTTGCTCCCCTGCCAAATTCTCCAACTGTTCTTCTTTATCTATATCATCAAGAACAAGAAGAACCTTTTTGTGACACAAAGAAGCCCGAATTATTCTCTTCCCATCATGCTCATTATCAAAATGACCGGAGCTTCCATTGATATGGCTAACAAGTTTTTGTTGTGCTTGAAGAATACCATTTTTCTGACATGTTTCTCTTACATTTGCGAGAAAACAAGCAACTTGAAATTGACTTTGGATGGCTTCATATACTATTCTAGCAGTAGTTGTCTTGCCTATGCCGCCCATCCCACATATGCCGATTAAACGAACATTATCATCCAACCCAATACCAATGTAGCTAATCACTTGTTTCACCCTTGAATCAATGCCTACAAGCTTGTTCATGGTAGATGGCAAGTTTGGTATCAATCTTTTATGTATGCTCTGAGAAATGTCTTCCACCAATGTTGCCTCATTCCTGTTAagagaaggcataaaagaaaattaaagcaacaaATTTTGTGCAAAAGAGGAGaaagtttattttctttccaatttctttttatgttttccAATATTCTACTATACTTTCCTTGGATCCTTTAGTTTCTCTCTTGATTCAATTTAGTTTCTTTAGTTAAAAATTATGGGAAATAGTTTTGATTTTCAAACAATGTAAAATATCTCCTGTTAGCTAGGGCTAAGTTGCTTCCTATTTGAAGTGAAATCATAAGTACCAGATAGGGACCTTACTACTATATTTGAAACTTTTGGGTACTATTTTACATCGTCTAAAATCTGTAGGGACGTCTTCAAAATTGAAATAGTGTGAACAATTAACAATGCGAAATAAATGAAAATGAgtaatttttaacataaataattataatgcTATTTTTGGAAATGTCCATTATGGTTTTGCTATCTATATGTATATTCATTATAACAGTTATGTCAGAATGAAGTTGGTTAAACCTGTTATTTTTTCTGCAGCTACTCTCTAGTTTAAGGGAGCACATAAAGAAACGTCCTCCACTTGCAACGACTGAAAAGGTTCAACAATATGTAAAGGTAGCACCCCGAGTCCGAGTAGCTTATCTTGTTAGCAGCTGTTCATCTACTTTAGTTTatcttctcatatatatatatatatatcaagagaAGTCACCTCATGTAATCTTAGTTTATGGGGGATGCTCTTATTATAGGGAGAGGAAGGAGCTCTTTCAATGACTACAAGATTGAGATCAGTTAATGCAAGCAAGGGACTTCCTGTGAACTACTGTTCAGGGTTCTGTTCACTTAACATTCCATCCACTTCTGAACCTGGTGGTATGTATTTGGTCTCTTTGTTTTCTTATAATATTACCTGCTTAAAAAATTATCCGATTGGACTGCTAAAACTTGCTAATACTTAGTTGACTGCATTGTCCAATGCCATATTCTGCTTAAACAATTCATTTCATTTTGCAGGAGTGACACGTCAAGGTTTTCATCTTGAGATTAATGCTAAGGACTATGGTTTCCAACCTACAGACACACCAAGAACTGAGAGATCAGTAAGATTTTTGTGGTGTTCTCcttttttgttccattctatccTGCATCATCTACATGGAAGAAATATGCTCGCTATTTGCTTTCTTTAATAGCATGATCTAAATTTTTCTGTTGCTTGTAGTGATGTTTATTCTTTATATCAAGCATTACAACGCTTTTTAAGTTCAACACATATGGGGCAGACTTTTCTGCATCTTTGCTTGGATCCTCTTTCCTTTAATGTTTTTATATAACTTCCTTTTGTTTTTGCCTAATTatttcccctctccctatatTCAGACATGCAACAATTTTCTTACTTTGTTACGTTGTTAACATAATTTACAGCAACAAcaaatgaagtgaatgattattagTGAGCTTACTGAATATTGGAGGTCCAACCAGAGTAACCGGCAACTTCTGTTAACACATGTCTCCATGTTCTAACCTTGTCACTTTCACGTCCGAATCTTTTTTCATGTTTCATGAAAGCTTCTCCGAAGGTTCCTTTCTGGTGTCTGACATCAGAAGGCTCCACATCGTAGAACACCGCTTCGACGTGTTGTCCCAACTTATGCTTGCATTCAAGGATCTTCTGGAGCTCGTCCAAGCACCAAGTGGAGGAAGCGTAGTTTGGTGAGAGAACAATTATCGCAAACATGGAGTCTTCAATTGCTGTTAGGAGTTCATCTGAAATAGCGTCACCTTTGCAAAGATTGGTCTCATCAATGAAGGTAGTGATTCCCTTCCTTGTGAGTGCGGCATAGAGATGGCTAGTGAATTTTTGGCGAGTGTCTTCACCCCTGAAGCTGAGGAATACATGATACTTGCATGATCTTAAAGAAGTAGAAGAGGTGGAATCCATGAAGAGGATttaaagtaaagaagaaagatgactTATAGTGGAGACTTGTTTGGTTCGGCTAAGATTGACTTATAGCACTGTGATTCACTCTGAAAACTGTTTGGTTCTCACTCTCACTCTGAAAAAATGTTGGAAGCAGTGACTTATAGTGTGATGCTAAGAAATGGTTGGCTATAAGAACCTTTAACTGTATACGTAAAGGAAGGGGTGATGGAGATAAGGAAATCCAAACTGAAAAGTGTAAAGGAAGGGGTGATGGAGATTGTAGTGTGATTCACACTGGAAAAATATGGGTTGTATAATAAGGAAATCCAAACTGAAAAGTGTAAATGAAATTTAATGTAAGTACGGGTTGATATTGACTATGGTATCACTCGGTTTCTTTCTCACTCTGCTTTTCTAAAAATGGTCAATACAGAGCCATAGGGTACATTCCCTTTAGTTTacaaacaaacattcataattaaataattaattattccaTGTTTCCACTAAGAAAACTTCCTGTCGTGTAATACTATAACATTCACCTTATATACCGAGCATCAGCAAAAGAATTTAAGCATGGTCAAATTCAAAGAACCATCataatttcttatatatattttatttgaattaaattatagatagttaattttttacattatttttatgaTCTACTAATTCCTGAAATTTGTAGTAAAATTATTAtgatctttaaaattattttatttaatttaatatctataattttatgtatataatatttatagttttatacaTTAGATTCAGAATTCATGTTCgaaaaaaaaggacaaaataatGCTAAAGAAACCTTAGGCATAAGATTATTTTGTAAAGGTCTTTGATCAATACCAAACACAATCAGGCCAAGTAGCTAGTAAAGGTGAGTTTCAATTAAAATTCGGAAATCTACAAAAgcgtataataaaattaatttaaattttaaaccaatCTACAATAAATtagttaagatttttaaaataaaatctctgGGTTAAGAAGATGAAAACTCTAGATCATCAATACTCAATAGTGACAAATTCAATCTTTCTAGCatttgaaataattttaaatttgtaaccaatatttttagaaaaatagttAATAAAACTCAATTAATTTTAATCCGTAGGAGTGCTAGGGTAATTTTATACGATCattaagataataaaagaaattaatttttagaagTAATTAACTTTTATAATAAGATAATTCTAAGATATTGTTATGCTATATAATgatgaaataaaattatattttgcatTAAATAGTTCCAATGTACTATACTATTGCTATTAAACATAACATTTTGCCTTATTGGAGAAAAATGAACACATTATGAATAATTTGAAGGTGTCATGTGTTTTTATTTAAAGTTATCTTTctaacaaatttaaatataagattAATGCAATAATGTTGTTTCAATTCAAGCAATGTTACTAAAGTGTTTGTGTATGAAAATAGGAAAGTGAGTGGAGATTGTTTGTGTAACTTCTATCAAGTATAAGGTTTTGTTTTGTTGACTTGTGtggaaaagataaaaagataaagtaATTTATTATTGGAAAGTGTTAAGTAAATGGGCTCCACACATTTTAATCTGTCTTTATGTAATTTACTCTTATTAAACATTatattatctatctatctatctatctatatacttaatatactaaaattggatttttcccCAATTAATAGAAGTGAGGTGTcgattcctcatgaattcatttttccgcCAAAATAAatgcactattttctcttctaaatttattttataaaaatatctttattataattatactataattagcatttaaataataatgcataattatttaggaaaatatatttattatattcatatataaaattaatatttaatgcgtattattaaactacttatcaattctcaatcgaaaatatttttaataattttaataataataataatattaataatatgataattatatgataatggcaccggttattaataaccaatttatatttctctaaataaatttattttataaaaatatctttattataactatattacaatattacaattaatatttaatgaataatacataattatactaatttaaaaaaatatctttgttatatatctattctattatctttattctttttttttaattttataagctGGAGTATAGTTAATCAAGACATCTAATAAAAGGCAGGAATATATAAAATTAGTACAAAATTATCATTTCAATGACCAAATATAAAAGAGTTTCAGAACTTCAAAAGAAAATATTCAAGAGCTCCGACTGCACCGTCGCATTTGACCTTTTTCATCAGTATTGAACAACAATGAACGTGAACATGCATGTGTCCTCAATATTTTACAACTCTTTACCTTTCTTACATGTTAGTCGTCCTGCATTGTTATTAATTCTACTGTGGATTTATCTTTCTTTTACGATGACAATATATATAGGTggctactccaatgaagatttaatgattatcatcatgtgaagatacatcattttgaccattggatgatagattgtagggcttgatttgatttgaagtaaaagtgttacttttatttaaaatgttgctaaataaataagttacactttttgaacaaggatcatcatgagaagatgtttttgccatcttcatgggagtagttgccatatatatattatgtaatcATATGAAATAAAacaagataattaaaataaaatagttttcattttatatgattaattaatgcggAAAAATAGAAACCAATATAATAATTAGGTACCACCGTACCAGTGTAGGAAGGCACCTGTTTCATTGAGTTATCCAATAATAATACTAAGCCAGTtacaattatttatatcataataaaTTTCGATCACAGTGAATATTGTACGGAAGGGGGAAGAACTGACTTTCACCATGATACGCCGCTGTTGGTTCATTTTAGGGTGCCGTAAACACAGCTCTGTTATGGTTTTCAttattcaatataaaaaggaaacaaattagaattattttcttACAAATAAAGTTGATATTGATTCCATTTATTCAActacttaaatatttttatgactTTACTCCATGTCTCATTAATTAGATTGTTATATAGTTTAACATTTAGTAATCAAGTCCTTGTATCTAATTGGTTTAGGTTCTAGTATTTCTAAAACTATTTGAGTCTAGTCATTAtcttgtttaatttgatttttttgtccctaaaaagatatgataatttaGTTTAGAGCTTATTGAGTATCAATCACGGTAACTTTTTGGCTGCCACAAAAAAGGGAAAGACTTTTTGACTGCTAAATTTTATCCTtttgttttttgtattttatatagCCTCTAAAATTGTCCACCGATCATAAGTAGCAacatacactacaaaaaaaaaattgattaaaatgaCATATAACACTGATATTATATGAAAGTTAATATAACTGCTATAATTTTTTATAGGATTTATTTAATATGTGTTTTAAAGACATAtgttaagataataaattaatttttttaaagcacaaaattttaatttttaatatatttattttttacttattaaataaaaatacttaaaatattttattaataataattttatcgtAATACAATAGTATCTATATTGAATTACtagtatatactaaaatcaatcaataatataaaatatatattaaaatataaaatatatattaaaaataaattaaactataaatatacttaattttaaaagaatacaACTTATTACTAATGGATAAGAAATTAAGAgggaaaaaaaaactaatttcataTTACATGATGAAGACTGAAGACTATGTGCGTAAAACAAAGTTGACTTTAATGATTATAATGAAACTTCTATAACATGCATTGTACAATGATTTGAAGAAGCGAGAATCCATAGCCTGATTTAAAGAAACATGAATCCGTAGCCTAATATTAACACATATTAGTGCTTTGGTAATAAGAAATTGTAGTAACAGTAATAACAAGACATTGTATTCATCaggtttattaattatataatttatattgcAGCATTATTATAGTACTAATGAACTAAGAAACTAAGATGGATACCTTTCTTTGTTTGAATATAGAGAAAGCAAACCAGAGAATAACATATcctaaaaattcaattaaaatataacCAGTTTTAGGATCGTTAGAGGCTGCCTTTGTAAGCAATGCCTTGTAAACAACATAAGGAGaggaaaaaaacaaacaaaaaaaatattaatattgaaaTGCCATTAATAAAAAGAACAGCATAAATTAAGGAATTGACAGAAAAAAATCATGCTGTgtatgagagagagaaaaaaaataggtGATTTGAAATTATTTTCCTAACAACAATTTCTCACCTGAGTTACCGTATGAATATGATCCTTCCCTAATAACCAAACTGAACTCGCaaatagttattaatatatttatgggtTGTATAATAAGCAAATCCAAACTGAAAAGTGTAAATGAAATTTAATGTAAGTACGGGTTGATATTGACTATGGTATCACTCGGTTTCTTTCTCACTCTGCTTTTCTAAAAATGGCCAATACAGAGCCATAGGGTACATTCCCTTTAGTTGCAAACAATcattcataattaaataattaattgttcCATGTTTCCACTAAGGAAACTTCCTATCGTGTAATACTATAACATTCACCTTATATACCGAGCATCAGCAAAAGAATTTAAGCATGGTCAAATTCAAAGAACCATCataatttcttatatatattttatttgaattaaattatagatagttgattttttacattatttttatgaTCTACTAATTCCTGAAATTTGTAGTAAAATTATTATGATCTTTaaaactattttatttaatttaatatctataattttatgtatataatatttatagttCTATACATTAGCTTCAGAATTCATGTTCGgaaaaaaaaggacaaaataatGCTAAAGAAACCTTAGGCATAAGATTATTTTGTAAAGGTCTTTGATCAATACCAAATACAATCTATGAGGCTTGCTTTTGCTTTTCCTCAGAAAATCTAGGAAGTTGGACCAATGAGTTTACTCGGGTGACACCTTTCAGACCCGACCAATTTTGATCTTTAGCTGCTACTACTGCTGAAGCTCCATCCTCACCATCAACAGATATTCCTCTATAGGTTTGATTTTCTTCCGAGGTTCATACAGTGAAGTTCCTTTGCAAAGAAGGCTCGGCCTTTTGACCATCATCGGACTCAACTGGATTACCCGAATGGTTGCTTTGGATTGTTGCAGAAGAATAGCATTGCTCATCACAATCAGATTCCACATCCATTTTACCATCCAAAAAAAGGCATACAACAGCACAATCATCCATCTTTGACGTGGGATACTTGAGTTTCCACTCTCGGGCTGCAGAATCCACCAGAACCCTTGCTGTTGATGCTCGAGTTGGTGCCGTGGATACTATCTCAACCACCTCTTCATTGCTTAACACATCCCAGACCTGCACAAAATACCAAGATGGATATTAAGCATAAGTAGCCTTAAAAAAAACACAGGAACTAGTTAAAAATTTTTCAAGTGTTGGATTCAAATTCATCATATCATATGTCTATTCACTTACAAAAGTAAACATACACATAGATGAGAATGACAGCTTTTCTTGCTTACATGGGTAGAACTATTATGCATAGCAAAATTTTCCTACAGCAAGTTATACATAGCTTAAACTAAGTTACTTTGCTTTGATGACTTTCACATGGTCCAAAactacaaaacaagaaaaaactatGCATCTAGGAAACAGAAAATGCTGCAAATGCTCTATGCTGAGAGGCTTTACCGATAATTGTAACATTACTGTGGCAACTGAGACCACAAGAACAAATAAAAGCAGATATATTTTCGAAAGCCTTACTCCATCCGAGGCAAGAACAATGAACTCGTCTTTGTCTGTAAGAAGCCGGTAAGAAAATTCTGGTATAGAAATGACACCGTAATCCTTCAAACAAAAATCGCCAAATGCTCTAGCCATTGCTAATCCAGGTGCATCATCAAAAGGTAACCACACCCTTGGAACTTCTGGTTCATCTTGCAAGGCAAATACCCTGCCCTTGCACCTTTTGATTCTTTCAGCTTCCCCTGTAAAAAATTCAGATAAGCTATCTCAAAGCAAAAACATAGACTGAACTGATAAAGGATGAACAATGATGACAAAACTAACTTGGCAAATCAGGTTTCAAATCAATTGTCAACCGAATTGCCACCATGGAGTCATTGCTGTCCTTGGATCCCATGATTGCTCGGGAATCCCCTATGTTGCTCATGAACAGATTTGATCCCTGGAAAGTGAACAACATAGAAGTGTCAGTGAAAAGAAGCAAT contains:
- the LOC112771707 gene encoding probable protein phosphatase 2C 52 — encoded protein: MLVNSMWREAFMKAYKAMDKELRSHPNLDCFCSGSTAVTIVKQGSNLFMSNIGDSRAIMGSKDSNDSMVAIRLTIDLKPDLPREAERIKRCKGRVFALQDEPEVPRVWLPFDDAPGLAMARAFGDFCLKDYGVISIPEFSYRLLTDKDEFIVLASDGVWDVLSNEEVVEIVSTAPTRASTARVLVDSAAREWKLKYPTSKMDDCAVVCLFLDGKMDVESDCDEQCYSSATIQSNHSGNPVESDDGQKAEPSLQRNFTV